A region of Natribaculum luteum DNA encodes the following proteins:
- a CDS encoding DUF3006 domain-containing protein yields the protein MDGTYTGVVDRIEDGEIAVILLEENEQVIEQVDVPVARLPEPAQTDGGVLSVTLEDGEITSVEYRLDATRERRESAQEKLDRLSKKLSDCEE from the coding sequence ATGGATGGGACTTACACTGGCGTCGTCGATCGAATTGAGGACGGTGAGATTGCTGTCATCTTGCTCGAGGAGAACGAGCAGGTGATCGAGCAAGTCGATGTCCCTGTGGCTCGATTGCCTGAGCCCGCTCAAACAGACGGTGGCGTGCTTTCGGTGACGCTTGAGGATGGTGAAATCACGTCGGTGGAGTACCGACTGGACGCCACTCGCGAACGCCGTGAGTCTGCGCAGGAGAAACTGGATCGGTTGTCGAAGAAGTTGTCTGATTGCGAGGAGTGA
- a CDS encoding lamin tail domain-containing protein: MNRVILVVSVALLVVLAGCASDTGSPENAIDDSQTVGNALEVVDMNVKEVSPDEEYIVLENTADEPVDLSGFELRDREGGQVDGGLSPFSFPSEFVLESGETVKITTGEGDPTDNELYWGYNVNIWRDDGDVVRLVDASGQVVLEHAYGDSDLDESVSDGDGESGTGDESDDVNESPVDGELEIHHIDVGQGDSTLIITPANETILIDTGDWRQDGSEVIAYLDAQGIDRIDHLVSTHADADHIGGHAAVIEHFETTGEGVGSAYDSGVPSDSATYENYLNTVDEHDVNLLIVESGDELPLEGDVSAQVMNPPAGDTGSDVNDNSVVLALEFGDFQYLAPGDVDTGVEQRLVDEWGSDLESDVYKAGHHGSSTSSSDAFVDVIAPGTAIISSAYDSQYGHPSDEVLERFGDRDIETYWTGVHGDIMVRTDGTSIEVETEESFSTDAEDILAETPDSDDETNSLISPPLVASGIDGAVAPAMG, translated from the coding sequence ATGAACCGAGTGATCCTCGTCGTTTCCGTGGCGCTCCTCGTCGTTCTTGCAGGATGTGCGAGCGACACCGGGAGCCCCGAGAATGCGATTGACGACTCTCAGACCGTTGGGAACGCTCTCGAGGTTGTTGACATGAACGTCAAGGAGGTGTCGCCCGACGAGGAGTACATCGTCCTCGAGAATACCGCTGATGAGCCCGTCGATTTGTCTGGGTTTGAACTCCGAGACCGAGAGGGTGGACAGGTCGATGGCGGCCTCTCGCCGTTTTCGTTTCCAAGTGAGTTCGTCCTAGAGTCTGGGGAGACGGTGAAGATAACGACCGGTGAAGGCGATCCGACGGACAACGAGCTGTATTGGGGATACAACGTGAATATCTGGCGAGACGATGGCGACGTGGTTCGGCTCGTCGATGCCAGTGGCCAGGTCGTGCTTGAGCACGCCTACGGCGATAGCGATCTCGATGAGTCTGTGTCGGACGGCGATGGAGAGAGCGGCACTGGTGACGAGAGCGATGATGTCAACGAAAGTCCTGTTGACGGTGAACTCGAGATTCACCACATCGATGTCGGGCAAGGCGATTCGACTCTCATCATCACACCCGCGAATGAGACGATTCTGATCGATACTGGCGACTGGCGCCAAGACGGTAGTGAGGTTATCGCCTATCTTGACGCCCAGGGGATCGATCGGATTGATCACCTCGTCTCGACGCATGCCGATGCCGATCACATCGGTGGCCACGCCGCCGTGATCGAGCATTTCGAGACGACTGGCGAGGGCGTTGGGTCCGCGTACGATTCGGGTGTTCCATCGGATTCAGCTACCTATGAGAACTACCTCAATACCGTCGACGAGCACGACGTCAATCTTCTCATCGTCGAAAGCGGTGATGAACTGCCGCTTGAGGGCGATGTCTCTGCCCAGGTGATGAACCCGCCTGCTGGAGATACTGGGAGTGATGTCAACGATAACAGTGTCGTGCTGGCGCTCGAGTTTGGCGACTTCCAGTATTTAGCGCCCGGCGACGTCGATACTGGCGTCGAGCAGCGGCTAGTCGATGAGTGGGGAAGCGACCTCGAGAGCGACGTCTACAAAGCCGGCCATCATGGGTCATCGACCTCCTCGAGTGACGCCTTCGTGGATGTCATCGCTCCTGGGACGGCCATCATCTCGAGTGCCTACGACTCACAGTACGGGCATCCGAGTGACGAGGTCCTCGAACGGTTTGGCGATCGGGATATCGAAACGTACTGGACTGGGGTCCACGGAGATATTATGGTTCGCACCGATGGCACGTCAATCGAGGTAGAGACGGAAGAGTCGTTCTCGACGGACGCTGAGGATATTCTTGCGGAAACACCTGATTCCGACGACGAGACGAACTCTCTGATATCTCCTCCGCTGGTTGCCAGTGGAATTGATGGAGCTGTCGCTCCTGCTATGGGGTGA
- a CDS encoding winged helix-turn-helix domain-containing protein, with protein sequence MTEFDPAPESDAAQRRWQEGTDTFGRVYDVSLGVTSPTAYTEIAELADCSPNAAKKHLERLTEMGIVRADRNSRPAQYERNDGYLEWQEASQIADELSIDEIIDRVAALEEQLTEYEEQFGTTDPTAVSVVEHDDHEMVHERMTAISEWQGIIREIRLYELARQLSQNDGHLIPA encoded by the coding sequence ATGACTGAGTTCGATCCGGCCCCAGAATCCGACGCTGCTCAGCGACGGTGGCAAGAGGGCACGGACACGTTTGGACGTGTCTACGATGTTTCCCTTGGAGTGACATCGCCCACCGCGTACACTGAGATTGCGGAGCTTGCCGATTGCTCTCCGAACGCCGCTAAAAAGCATCTCGAGCGTCTGACTGAGATGGGTATCGTTCGAGCAGACCGGAACAGTCGCCCTGCGCAGTACGAACGAAACGATGGGTATCTCGAGTGGCAGGAGGCCAGCCAAATTGCAGATGAGCTCTCCATCGACGAGATAATTGACCGCGTGGCAGCACTCGAAGAACAGCTCACAGAGTATGAGGAGCAGTTCGGAACCACTGACCCGACAGCGGTCTCGGTCGTCGAGCATGACGACCACGAGATGGTTCATGAGCGGATGACTGCGATCAGTGAGTGGCAAGGCATTATTCGAGAGATTCGGCTCTACGAACTTGCTCGACAGCTCTCCCAGAACGATGGGCATCTAATTCCTGCCTGA
- a CDS encoding PadR family transcriptional regulator, with protein MDQLTGFQRDLLYVIAGADRPSGQDVKDEIEQYYSSEINHGRLYPNLDTVVNKELVEKGQLDRRTNYYAITDEGEQAIEDRREWVLQYID; from the coding sequence ATGGACCAACTCACAGGATTCCAACGAGACCTGCTGTACGTGATCGCGGGCGCTGACAGACCATCTGGACAGGATGTCAAAGACGAGATCGAGCAGTACTACAGTTCAGAGATCAATCATGGTCGGCTATACCCGAATCTCGATACGGTCGTGAATAAGGAACTCGTCGAGAAAGGACAACTCGACAGACGAACGAACTATTACGCGATTACAGACGAGGGAGAACAAGCGATCGAGGATCGCCGTGAGTGGGTATTACAGTACATCGACTGA
- a CDS encoding PadR family transcriptional regulator, which translates to MYDLTKFQRDILYVIAGQDEPHGLAIKDELEEYYENEIHHGRLYPNLDEVVDKGLVEKGKVDRRTNYYTITARGQRELEARREWEDQYVGELLSSTE; encoded by the coding sequence ATGTACGATCTCACCAAATTTCAACGTGATATCTTGTACGTGATTGCCGGCCAAGACGAGCCACATGGCCTCGCGATCAAAGATGAACTCGAGGAGTACTACGAAAACGAGATCCACCACGGGCGGCTGTACCCGAATCTCGACGAGGTCGTCGACAAAGGGCTCGTCGAGAAAGGCAAGGTCGATCGTCGGACGAACTACTACACGATTACAGCGCGTGGTCAACGCGAACTCGAGGCCCGGCGAGAGTGGGAAGATCAGTACGTCGGTGAGCTACTCTCGAGTACAGAGTGA
- a CDS encoding SDR family NAD(P)-dependent oxidoreductase, translating to MVSIADSVVVVTGGASGMGRSMALEFASEGASVVAVDIDEDSLDEVTSEIAANGGEAIGVVGDVSDRDSVEAVVEQATDEYGTIDVLCNNAGILDDYAPVGETSEELWDRVMDINLKGVFLLTKAALPALMDGDEEGVVINTASIAGKVAGGGGAAYTSSKHGVIGFTKQLAHDYGPEIRANAVCPGFIETGMTEDMIEQTPDEVHEIVQETPAERYAEPEEVAQVVAFIASDNASFMHGTAVDVDGGWLVD from the coding sequence ATGGTTTCAATAGCTGACAGTGTTGTCGTTGTTACCGGTGGCGCATCGGGCATGGGTCGATCGATGGCACTCGAGTTCGCGAGTGAAGGAGCGTCTGTCGTCGCCGTCGACATTGACGAAGACAGTCTCGATGAGGTCACGAGCGAGATCGCGGCCAACGGTGGTGAGGCAATCGGCGTTGTCGGCGACGTTTCTGATCGCGATAGTGTCGAGGCAGTCGTCGAGCAAGCAACTGACGAATACGGCACGATCGACGTCCTCTGTAACAACGCAGGCATCCTTGACGATTACGCCCCAGTTGGGGAGACGTCTGAGGAACTGTGGGACAGGGTCATGGATATCAATCTCAAGGGCGTGTTCCTCCTCACGAAAGCAGCATTGCCAGCACTTATGGACGGTGACGAGGAAGGCGTCGTGATCAATACCGCTTCCATTGCCGGCAAGGTCGCTGGTGGTGGTGGTGCTGCCTATACATCCTCGAAGCATGGCGTGATCGGATTCACCAAGCAGCTGGCACACGATTACGGCCCTGAAATTCGAGCAAACGCTGTCTGTCCAGGCTTCATCGAGACGGGAATGACCGAGGACATGATCGAGCAGACGCCCGACGAAGTCCATGAGATTGTCCAGGAGACGCCTGCTGAACGCTACGCTGAGCCAGAAGAAGTCGCGCAGGTCGTCGCCTTCATCGCGAGCGACAACGCCTCGTTCATGCATGGGACTGCCGTCGATGTCGACGGTGGCTGGCTCGTCGACTAA
- a CDS encoding ferritin-like domain-containing protein, which translates to MSSDQVIDLLKQAYNDEMETVMNYQALSIVLDGIHAEEIKESLQQDVQEELGHAEQLGQRLKQLDSSPPGSEEFVAHQDTLQPPADTTDVASVIDGVLDAEEDAISTYRELVDAAEAANDPVSEDLAVTLLADEEAHRTEFCGFKKEYKGN; encoded by the coding sequence ATGTCAAGTGATCAGGTTATTGATCTTCTCAAGCAGGCGTATAACGATGAAATGGAGACGGTGATGAACTATCAAGCACTCTCGATTGTTCTTGATGGAATCCATGCGGAGGAAATCAAAGAAAGCCTCCAACAGGACGTACAGGAGGAACTCGGCCATGCCGAACAACTCGGCCAGCGGCTCAAGCAACTGGATTCCAGTCCACCAGGATCTGAAGAATTCGTTGCCCATCAGGATACACTTCAGCCGCCCGCGGATACCACGGATGTTGCCTCGGTTATCGACGGTGTACTTGATGCCGAAGAAGATGCGATCAGCACGTATCGTGAATTAGTCGATGCAGCTGAAGCCGCAAACGATCCTGTCAGTGAGGATCTCGCCGTAACGCTACTTGCTGATGAAGAAGCACACCGCACTGAGTTCTGTGGCTTCAAGAAGGAATACAAAGGTAACTGA
- a CDS encoding transcription initiation factor IIB, with amino-acid sequence MERLNRQQENETHSRQEATKQRGEQTCPECESSALTRSADESEISCAECGLVLEEGAIDRGPEWRAFNAAERDTKSRVGAPTTQTMHDKGLTTTIGWKNKDAAGRSLSSEKRLQLSRMRKWQERIRTKDAGERNLQLALSETDRMASALGVPRSVREVASVLYRRALDEDLIRGRSIEGVATSTLYAACRMEGIPRSLDEISAVSRVERIEIARTYRYIAQELSLEMEPVDPKKYVPRFCSELEVSEEVQVKATEIIETTAEKGLLSGKSPTGYAGAAIYASSLLCNEKRTQKAVADVAHVTEVTIRNRYQEQISAMGIQN; translated from the coding sequence ATGGAGCGTCTAAACCGACAGCAAGAGAACGAAACTCATTCACGGCAAGAAGCAACCAAACAAAGGGGAGAACAGACATGTCCTGAATGTGAGTCGAGTGCGCTCACGAGAAGTGCGGACGAGAGTGAGATTAGCTGTGCGGAGTGTGGGTTAGTTCTCGAAGAGGGAGCTATCGATCGAGGGCCTGAATGGCGGGCGTTCAACGCGGCAGAACGGGATACCAAATCTCGAGTGGGTGCACCGACAACCCAAACAATGCACGACAAGGGCTTGACGACCACTATTGGATGGAAAAATAAAGACGCCGCTGGTCGCTCGCTGTCCTCAGAGAAGCGCCTCCAGCTCAGCCGGATGCGGAAATGGCAAGAGCGGATTCGAACAAAAGACGCTGGCGAACGGAATCTCCAGCTTGCTCTCTCCGAAACTGATCGAATGGCGTCCGCGCTGGGTGTTCCCCGATCTGTTCGAGAGGTCGCGAGTGTGCTCTATCGGCGTGCACTTGATGAAGATCTTATCCGCGGGCGTTCCATTGAGGGCGTTGCCACAAGTACATTATACGCGGCCTGTCGAATGGAGGGAATCCCACGATCGTTGGACGAAATTTCGGCAGTCTCTCGTGTCGAACGTATAGAAATAGCGCGTACGTACCGGTATATCGCGCAGGAACTCTCCCTTGAAATGGAGCCCGTTGATCCGAAAAAGTACGTTCCTCGCTTCTGCTCTGAACTCGAGGTTTCCGAAGAAGTGCAGGTGAAAGCAACTGAAATCATCGAAACCACTGCAGAGAAGGGACTGTTATCAGGAAAATCGCCAACTGGCTATGCTGGGGCAGCAATCTATGCGAGTTCCCTGTTGTGTAATGAGAAACGGACACAGAAAGCCGTCGCTGACGTTGCTCACGTGACAGAAGTCACTATTCGGAACCGATATCAAGAACAGATCAGTGCTATGGGAATTCAGAACTGA
- a CDS encoding HalOD1 output domain-containing protein: MDRSQRTGNGSSTDLVVEIIETLEACGLDCDDYQLYDTVDPEALEQLLASSTDDTEVRLTVEGIRIAVTSDGVDVLIDDPTSVSDQ, from the coding sequence ATGGATCGATCACAGCGAACGGGGAATGGATCATCAACGGATCTTGTCGTTGAAATCATCGAGACGCTGGAAGCGTGTGGCCTCGATTGCGACGACTACCAACTCTACGACACTGTTGATCCCGAAGCACTCGAGCAACTGCTCGCCTCATCAACGGATGATACCGAAGTTCGACTCACTGTTGAAGGCATTCGGATTGCTGTGACGTCAGACGGTGTGGACGTCCTAATCGATGATCCAACCAGTGTGTCAGATCAGTAG
- a CDS encoding MarR family transcriptional regulator, whose amino-acid sequence MRFDADWMSRADDRILEHLSDAGPDTPKEMADSGRVRFSRQHINTRCKTLVTYGLLVHLGNGVYDITRQGEQYLAGELDARDLEAE is encoded by the coding sequence ATGCGCTTTGATGCTGACTGGATGTCTCGCGCCGACGATCGGATTTTAGAGCATCTGTCTGATGCTGGACCCGATACGCCCAAAGAGATGGCTGACAGCGGTCGGGTTCGCTTCTCCCGGCAACATATCAATACCCGCTGCAAGACGCTAGTCACCTACGGCCTTCTTGTCCACTTGGGCAACGGCGTCTACGACATCACTCGTCAGGGAGAGCAGTACCTCGCTGGCGAACTGGATGCTCGCGACCTCGAGGCTGAATGA
- a CDS encoding type II toxin-antitoxin system death-on-curing family toxin, producing the protein MTDDVAYPSVDLVLDLHEQIVEEGDNTESGVRSEDAVASALQYVSEGFFGEVPQTIHEKAVHLMRLLVADHPFVDGNKRTALRTVVVFYMLNGHTFEYGDEVRALLHRFATDEAAVDTDTAVIYFRACARRN; encoded by the coding sequence GTGACTGACGACGTCGCGTATCCCTCTGTTGACTTGGTCCTTGACCTTCACGAGCAGATTGTCGAGGAAGGCGACAACACGGAATCAGGGGTTCGATCAGAAGATGCAGTTGCATCTGCGTTGCAGTACGTTTCGGAGGGATTTTTCGGGGAGGTCCCACAGACGATCCATGAGAAGGCAGTCCACCTGATGAGGCTGCTTGTTGCAGATCATCCGTTTGTCGACGGGAACAAGCGAACTGCACTCCGAACGGTAGTCGTCTTTTATATGCTAAACGGACACACATTCGAATACGGCGACGAAGTTCGTGCCTTATTGCACCGCTTTGCGACCGACGAAGCCGCTGTCGACACCGATACCGCAGTGATTTACTTCCGAGCGTGCGCTCGTCGCAACTGA
- a CDS encoding DUF7342 family protein — MDLTDTPDDIRDSTESPPDFTEWDSPEEVLKGGPTRERLLSVILQLRTPTKVSRIAEQADCDTETARDYLEWFTSMGMTREISGRPVRYERNESYLQWRRVEQIRDEYSEAEIVKEFKETMKRIEEYRAQFDADSPEDVSLMDSTKEASVEEVWEALSEWKTLKQRAELLDTARQNGHSSSGGAKVDA; from the coding sequence ATGGACTTGACTGATACTCCCGACGACATTCGTGATTCAACTGAGAGTCCACCTGATTTTACCGAATGGGACTCTCCTGAAGAGGTCTTGAAAGGAGGTCCAACACGAGAACGATTGCTCAGTGTTATTTTACAGTTACGGACTCCAACAAAAGTGTCCAGAATTGCAGAGCAAGCAGACTGCGATACTGAGACTGCAAGAGACTACCTTGAATGGTTCACCTCGATGGGAATGACGCGTGAGATCTCGGGACGACCTGTGAGATACGAACGCAACGAATCGTATCTCCAGTGGCGCAGAGTTGAGCAAATCCGAGACGAATATTCTGAGGCAGAGATCGTCAAAGAGTTCAAAGAGACGATGAAACGAATCGAGGAGTATCGTGCCCAGTTCGATGCAGACAGTCCGGAAGACGTGTCTCTCATGGATAGCACCAAGGAAGCGTCGGTTGAAGAAGTGTGGGAAGCACTGAGTGAGTGGAAAACGCTCAAACAACGTGCAGAGCTGTTAGATACAGCGCGTCAGAACGGTCATTCCTCGAGTGGCGGTGCCAAAGTCGATGCCTGA
- a CDS encoding IS5 family transposase, which yields MGRLRNLAQTFHEFATTHVEEPDVPAAPDGADGYAKSTKIALLLLKEEVNKPLRQFEDYLNEMPGILAVFGLEKSPDYTSFSVWDGEFPMKELRRLLRRSAEQAGLSGTASIDASGFQRDQASSHYRNRVGYSFNAMKTTLLVDTESLAIMDAHFTTKKAYDGHIGLQVFRRNAEDLQALLADKMYSWSNLREACREASTRPVIKHCEQNALKKAHNARIDDEVYNQRSMSETVFAMLKDDGDELRSRSWHGQFRELTRKCIVHNLAQAAS from the coding sequence ATGGGACGTCTCAGGAACCTCGCACAGACGTTTCACGAGTTCGCCACGACCCACGTAGAAGAACCAGACGTACCCGCCGCGCCGGACGGCGCGGACGGGTACGCCAAGTCCACGAAGATCGCGTTGCTCTTGCTCAAAGAGGAAGTCAACAAGCCGCTCCGGCAGTTCGAGGACTATCTGAACGAGATGCCGGGAATCCTTGCTGTGTTCGGCCTTGAGAAATCACCTGATTACACGTCTTTCAGCGTGTGGGACGGAGAATTCCCGATGAAAGAGTTGCGCCGCCTGCTCCGCCGGTCAGCGGAGCAGGCGGGGCTCTCAGGAACTGCCTCGATCGATGCCAGCGGCTTCCAGCGAGATCAGGCTAGTTCGCACTACCGAAATCGTGTCGGCTACTCGTTCAATGCGATGAAGACAACGCTGCTCGTCGATACGGAGTCACTTGCTATCATGGACGCTCATTTCACCACAAAGAAAGCCTATGACGGTCACATTGGGCTGCAGGTCTTTCGGCGCAACGCCGAAGACCTGCAGGCACTTCTGGCTGACAAGATGTACTCATGGAGCAATCTCCGGGAGGCCTGCCGTGAAGCGTCAACGCGACCAGTGATCAAACACTGTGAGCAAAACGCACTCAAGAAGGCTCACAACGCCAGAATTGACGACGAAGTCTACAATCAACGGTCAATGAGTGAGACCGTATTTGCGATGCTGAAGGACGACGGCGACGAGCTCCGCTCCCGGAGCTGGCATGGCCAGTTCCGGGAGCTCACACGGAAGTGCATCGTCCATAACCTCGCGCAGGCGGCGAGTTAA
- a CDS encoding DUF7558 family protein has product MQQTLAGCAFCDALPGTESGEAHTWGKDERVSHLICVDCAIQAEPDPSDRDHCTCDGCGLIVDTIAALTRFRVELGRLEGTLQLCARCSPGGPATYWTRDLEEHIVKTA; this is encoded by the coding sequence ATGCAGCAGACGCTCGCTGGCTGTGCCTTCTGCGACGCCCTGCCCGGAACCGAGTCCGGTGAGGCACATACCTGGGGAAAAGACGAGCGAGTCTCCCATCTGATCTGTGTCGACTGCGCTATCCAGGCGGAGCCGGACCCTAGCGACCGCGATCACTGCACCTGTGACGGCTGTGGGCTCATCGTCGACACGATTGCGGCGCTCACGCGGTTCCGCGTCGAACTCGGCCGTCTTGAGGGCACGCTACAGCTGTGTGCGCGGTGTAGTCCGGGTGGGCCAGCCACCTACTGGACGCGTGATCTCGAGGAGCACATCGTGAAGACTGCGTAA
- a CDS encoding transcriptional regulator, protein MPTLKVTVGERDRLNQRTRSRIKAAQEGEDLDDAQPVLNFGSYTELSRLLSPKNLELLEAISKHQPESIREAADLVERDYKQVHRNLSELEDIGVIEFENGGPGQAKKPKLAYDGLEIDIPFAGSNGSVGAAAP, encoded by the coding sequence ATGCCCACGCTCAAAGTCACCGTCGGTGAACGTGATCGCCTCAACCAGCGCACGCGTAGCCGCATCAAGGCTGCCCAAGAGGGTGAAGACCTTGACGATGCCCAGCCGGTGTTGAACTTCGGATCGTATACAGAGCTCAGTCGCCTTCTTAGCCCAAAGAATCTAGAGTTGTTGGAAGCAATCTCTAAACACCAGCCCGAGAGCATCCGCGAAGCCGCTGACCTGGTGGAGCGAGACTACAAACAGGTCCATCGGAACCTTTCCGAACTCGAAGACATCGGCGTCATTGAGTTTGAAAATGGCGGGCCTGGTCAGGCAAAGAAGCCGAAACTGGCCTACGACGGTCTTGAAATTGATATCCCGTTTGCAGGATCGAATGGGAGTGTCGGTGCAGCAGCACCCTGA